CGAGCACACAGCTCGCCTGGTGCTTGAGCAGTTCCTCCTCCAGCGCTTCCTGGCCGTCAATGTCGAGATGGTTGGTCGGCTCGTCCAGCAGGTAGAAGTTGGGGTGGGTGAGCCTGAGCGCCAGCATCATCAGCCGCGCCTTCTGGCCGCCGGACAGCACACCGATCTTTTTCTCCTGCATCTCAATGACCACGCCAGCGCCGGCAAGCAGCGAGCGGGCGCGTTGCTCGCCGACATCGTAGCGGTGCGAGACCAGGGCCAGCGGCGTGTCGTCGCCACTGATGCCGGCCAGCGCCTGGTCGCTGTAGCCAAGCACCGTCGACGGCGTCACCTTGACGTTCGGCACCGTGTCCGGCTCGGCGATGGCGTTGCGGATCAGATCGACGAAACGCGACTTGCCGACGCCGTTGCGGCCGAGCAGCACGATGCGGTCGCCCTGGCAGATGTGGCGCTTGCCGGTCTTGAACAGCAGCGTGCCGTCCGGCGTTTCCACTGCGGCGTCATCCAGCGTAATCAGCACCTTGGCATGGGTGCCGCGGTTGGCCAGCCGGATCGCGCCGGCTGATTTCTCGCGATGCGCCGATACCGCGGCGTCTTCCAGCTTCTCCGCCCGTTCCCTGAGTTGCTTGGTCTTCACCGTCAAAAGGTCGCTGCCGGAATTGATGCCGATGTTGTTGAGCTTGGCGGCCTGCTTGCGCAGTTGCTGCGCCACCTTCATGTCGCGCTCGAACCGGCGCGCCGTCGAAGCGTCCAGGTCGTCGAGCGCTTGCCTCGCCCTGGAATAGGGCAGTGCAAACACCGGCGAGTCCTCCGGGCGCAAGAACAGCGTGCGGTTGGTGACAGCGTCGAGAAAGGCGCGGTCGTGACTGGCGATGACCACCGGCACCTCGCGCGGCAGGGCGTTCAGCCAGCTTTCCAGCTGGCTGATCTTGGCGAGGTCGAGATGGTTGGTCGGCTCGTCGAGCAAAAGCACATCCGGATCGGTGACCCAGACGCGGGCGATCAGCGCCAGCCGCTGCCATCCGCCGCTCAGCGCCTGCATCGGCCGTTCGCGCATCGGCTCGGGCACGTCGAGCGAATCCAGCACCACATCGACGCGCCACATCTCGCTGTCGGCCTGCTCGGCCGGCAAGGCATCGGCCACCACCTGATGGAAGGTGCGGCTAAGAAGGGCAGGTGGAACCGACTGCTCGACATGGCCGACACGCAGGCCGCGCGTGCGAGAAATGTCGCCCGAGGTCGGCTCCAGCGCGCCGGTCAGGCATTTAAGCAAGGTCGACTTGCCACGGCCATTGGCGGCGACGATGCCGAGCCGGTCGCCGGCGCCGATGGTGAGGTCGAGGCTGGAAAACAGCGGCGCACTCATGGTGACGCCGAGGGATTTGAGGCTGATCAGGGCCATTTTGATTTCTCTGGTCTTGCCGGAGAGAACTCCGGATCCACTTTGACGGTGTGCTTGCCGGCCATCAGGCTCAGCTTTGCGCACCACGAAGGGCAGACCAAAAAAATCGAGCGGGAAAAAACCCGTGATGTCCCCGGTCAGCCCTGCAAGCGAACTCGCAGGGCAGAAATCGGGCCACGCTGACGATGGTGATCGATAGACACGCAGCCCTCCTTTCAAGACAAGACGTCGAGTGTGCGGAGCGATTACACCAAAGGCGGGGGTGGAGGCAAGTGGGCGACGGATGCGGCGGCGGTGGAGCGCTCTCCCTTCTCCCACAAGGGGAGAAGGAAAGAGGTGCTACTTCCCCGGCCGTCCCGTCTTTCCCGGCCGACGCTTTTCGCGGCGGGCGTCGGCGGGGTCTTCGTAGGAGCCGATGCCGGCGCGCTGGCGAATGATTGGCTTGGCGTCGCGTTCCTTCGCGCCCCCCTCTGCCCTGCCGGGCATCTCCCCCACTCGGGGGGAGATTGGCTGGGGCTTGGCCGGCACTTTTCCTTCGACCGGCTTTTCCGTGCGCCGCACGGTCATCTCGTCCAGCGAGTTTTTCTTGAACAGCGGCTTGGTGGCATCGCCCGGAATGCCGAAGTCGGAGCCGTGCGCCTCTTCGGCCGACTGTTTCTTGAACAGCGAGCGCGATACCGCTCCGGCCGGTGTCGGCATGTCGGTGCCTGGGCCCATGTCGTCGATCGAGGGCTTGGCGAACAGTGGCTTCTTTACCGGCACGGCGCCGTCGGCGCCCATTTCGTCGAGCGCCGGCTTGCGAAAGAGGTTGGACCGGGCAGCCCTGGCCGCCTCTTCGGCGGCACGTGCCTCATCGAACTTGCGGAACCGCTCCTGTTCCTCAGCCGTACGGTGCTTGGCCACGCCCTTGTTGTGCTTGCCCTTCTCGCGGCCCGAAACCGGGCTTTCCATGTCGGCATATTTGGCCAGCGGGTCTTCCGAGATGGACAGTTCCATCTCGCGCAGCCGCTTGATCTCGTCACGGATGCGGGCGGCCTTCTCGAAGTCGAGATTGGCGGCGGCGTCGCGCATCTGCTTTTCCATGGCGTCGAGATGAGCCTTGAGATTGTTGCCCATCATCGCACCGGCGCCGTCGGTGAACTGCGAGATATCGGCGCGGACATGGTCCTTCTCGTAGACCGAGTCCAGAATGTCGGAGATGCGCGACTTCACCGATTCCGGGGTGATGCCGTTGGCCGCGTTCCATTCCATCTGCTTTTCGCGGCGGCGGTTGGTCTCGGCCATCGCCCGCTCCATCGAGCCGGTGACCTGGTCGGCATAGAGGATGACCTTGCCGTCGACGTTGCGGGCGGCGCGACCGATGGTCTGGATCAGCGACGTCTCGGAGCGCAGGAAGCCCTCCTTGTCGGCGTCGAGGATGGCGACGAAACCGCATTCGGGAATGTCGAGGCCTTCGCGCAGCAGGTTGATGCCGACCAGCACGTCGAAAGCGCCGAGGCGGAGATCGCGCAGAATCTCGATGCGCTCCAGCGTGTCGATGTCGGAGTGCATGTAGCGAACGCGCACGCCTTGCTCATGCAAATATTCGGTCAGGTCTTCGGCCATGCGCTTGGTCAAAACGGTGACCAGCGTGCGGTAGCCGGCGGCCGTGGTGTCGCGGATTTCGCCGACGACATCGTCGACCTGGCTTTTCGCCGGGCGGACTTCGACCGGCGGATCGATCAGGCCGGTCGGGCGGATGACCTGCTCGGCGAACACGCCGCCGGCCTGTTCCATCTCCCAGGCGCCGGGTGTCGCAGAAACCGCGACGGAGAGCGGACGCATGGCGTCCCATTCCTCGAAGCGCAACGGGCGATTATCCATGCAGGAGGGCAGGCGAAAACCATACTCCGCCAGTGTCGCCTTGCGCCGAAAGTCGCCACGATACATGCCGCCGATCTGCGGCACGGTAACGTGGCTTTCGTCGATGAAGACCAGCGCATTGTCGGGGATATATTCGAACAAAGTCGGCGGCGGATCGCCCGGCTGGCGTCCCGTGAGATAGCGCGAATAGTTCTCGATGCCGGCGCAGGAGCCGGTGGCTTCCAGCATCTCAAGATCGAAGCGGCAGCGCTGTTCGAGCCGCTGTGCCTCCAGCAGGCGGCCGGCGCGCTCGAGCTCGACCAGCCGGTGCTTGAGCTCCTCCTTGATCGACTTGATCGCCTGGTTGAGCGTTGGACGCGGCGTCACATAGTGCGAGTTGGCGTAGATCTTGACGCTCTTCAGCTCGCCGGTCTTCTGGCCGGTGAGCGGATCGAATTCGGTGATCGCCTCGATCTCGTCGCCGAACATCGAGATGCGCCAGGCGCGGTCCTCAAGGTGGGCCGGGAAGATTTCGATCGTGTCGCCGCGCACGCGGAACGAGCCGCGCACGAAATTGATGTCCTGGCGCTTGTACTGCTGGGCGACGAGGTCGGCGAGCAGCGCCCGCTGGTCGAGCCGATCGCCGATCTGCATCTGGAAGGTCATCGCCGTGTAGGTCTCGACCGAGCCGATACCGTAGATGCAGGACACCGAGGCGACGATGATGACGTCGTCGCGCTCGAGCAGCGAACGCGTCGCCGAATGGCGCATGCGGTCGATCTGCTCGTTGATCGAGGATTCCTTCTCGATGAAAGTGTCGGTGCGCGGAACGTAGGCTTCCGGTTGGTAGTAGTCGTAATAGGAGACGAAATACTCCACCGCATTGTCTGGGAAGAATTTCTTGAACTCGGAATAGAGCTGCGCGGCCAGCGTTTTGTTGGGCGCCAGGATCAAAGCAGGGCGCTGCGTCTGCTCGATCACCTTGGCCATGGTGAAGGTTTTGCCGGAGCCGGTGACGCCGAGCAGCACCTGAGTGCGATCATTGTTGTCGACGCCCTCGACAAGATCCTTGATGGCGGTCGGCTGGTCGCCGGCCGGCTCGAAATCCGACACCATCTTGATGGCGATGCCGCCTTCGGATTTTTCCGGGCGGGCAGGGCGGTGCGGCGTCCACAGCACGCCGTCCTTGTGCAAGGGGTTGCCGGATTCGATCAGCGCCGACAGCGCCGCGACCGTGGCGGTGACGCTGCCCGAGGCCATGGTCTCGGCGTCTTCCAGCGAGATGTCGAGGCCGGCGACCGGATTGAGGCCGGCTGCGGTGCGTTCGCGGGCCGTGGCCGCGCCGCCCATCGAGGTGCCGCGCGAACTGCGGCCGGGCGCAGCGGACCGCTCCGGGATCTTTTTCGCGGACTTTGGCGATCTACCATCGCCCTTACCGGTGAGACGCCCTTCCTTCTCGGCCTCCTGCTCTATCTGCTCTGCCCAGTCGGCAATCGAGCCGCTCAGCGGCGTGCCGGTGAAATCGGCTTGCGGCGCTTCGGCGAAGCCGCCCTTGTGCAGGGGCTCCGAGGCATCGAGGAAATCGGTCAGCGGGCTGCGCCGCTTGGGCGGCGAAGCGCTGTTGTCACCCGCCGGAGACGGTGTCTTTTTCTCGGGAAGTTTGGCCATGCCCCAAATATGGGCAGAGTCCGCCAAAATGGAAAGAGTGCAGTGGCAAGGGACACTAAGCGGGTCGAAGCTCCTGACACAAGGGTGTCAGGAGCTGTGTCACGCAAAGCCGGGCCACCTGCTCAATTGAACCACAGCGCGAAGGTCAAAAACCCACCGCCACCGAACTGACGCTGGATCTGGTCGAACTCGCCGCTGGTCACGATCTCACCGCTCTCGAGGTAGGGCGCGATGGCCGGGCCGGTAATCGACAGCACGAGGTCGAAAGGCTTCGGTTCTTCGAAGAAACGCTTCATGTTGATGCCCTGGCCGGTGCTGGCCGTGATGCGGAAATGCGGCAGCAGCTTGCGGCCTTCCAAAAGGTCTTCGGCCATGGTCAGAGTGGCGAGCCAGGCCTCGACCTGCTCCTCGCCGACTTCGAGCCCGGTGAGCGGGTTCTCGCCCTTCTGCTGCGGTCCCGGCAACCATTCGCGGTCATTGTCGGTCTCGGCGCGGATCGCCTTCCAGTCCTGGCGCGACAGCCGGATCATTTCGAGCAGATGGCGGCGCGCCGCTTGACGTCGCTCGGGCTCGACCACCGGCCAGTTGACGAGGTGAACCATGGAGATGAAATCCGCGATGCGCCATTCCGATGAGAAGATGCTGCTGCCCATGTCCCCGGCGGGAGGCACGAGAATGTCCTGCAGCGGCAGTTTGGCGCGCGGAAACAGCATGTGGAACGAGCCGTCGAACATGGTCCTGAAATCATGCGCCAGCCAGAAATCGGCCTGCGCCATCAGGAATTCGGCATAGCCCTGCAGCCAGAAACCGTCGGCCCGATCGAAGCGGAATGTGAGCGAGGGAGCGGCGCCGTCCGACGAGATACCGCCGCGCGACAGCGCGGCCATGACCGCCGCGATGCTTTCATCCGGCGTGATACTGCCGTCCTCGTTGAGATCGATGCCGGCATGGGTGAGGTCGACGACCATGCCGATAGCGGCTCCCGCGGGCACCGAACCCAGTGTCGCCGCCGACCGTTCCAACCGGTCGCGAAAGGCGACCAGGATGGCGCGGAACTGCTCATAGGTCAGCGGTTCGGGATTGGGATTGTCCGGAACCGGCAGCCGCATCAGCGGCAGCATGAAGGATTGCGGGCTTTCGAACCCGTGGCGGTGCAGGCCGCCGGCCAGGATTTCCAGGGCGGTGAAGAATTCGCCGGCGCCGGCGGCGTAGGCTGACGCCGGATCGCCTTTCGCTGCAGACTCAAGCGTTGTGAGCGCACGGTTGCGCTCAGCCACCGTTTTGGCCTCGAACAGCGCGGTCGCCGCTTCGGGCGCGGCGGCGCGGGCCGACGATAAAGGCAGCAACAGGAGGAAGGCGGACGCCAGCAGGCCTGCAAAACGTGTCATCTCATTCCTCCACTATGCCATTGCGCAGACATTACACGCATTTGGCGCCGTGTCTGCCGGCGGCAGCGTTTCAAGGACTGACGGTCGACACTCCCCGGGCAGACCGTCTACACAAGCTAACCGATTGGGCAAACGATTGGGCGTCGCGTGTCGAACTATCCGCTTTCCTACAAACTGTCATGGCTGCCGCGCTTCCTGAAACCATCTCTCGGCGGCGATGTCCGGGATTTTGCACCGAGGGCGGCGACGACGATCATCGATCCGCCGCCGGGGCGGAAGGTGCGGCTGGCCTTTGTCGGCGATATTTCGGCGGTGGCCAACCGTAGTGCGCCGGAGTGCGATCCGGAAATCGCAAAGCTCTTGGGCTCAGCCGATCTGGTGATCGGCAATTGCGAAAGTCCGGTCGTCGAGCGGCCGAGCGTGGCGTTTGGCACGCGGCTTGGCACTCACCATGCGATGAGCGAGCGGTTTCTTGCCGCGGCGCTTGCCGCCGTAGGCATCGCGCGTGAAAAGCTCGTGCTGTCGCTGGCCAACAACCATGTGCTCGACCAGGGCGTCGCCGGTTTCGACGAGACCGTTGCGGCGTTGAAGCGGCTTGGCATCCGCACCATCGGCACCGCGAAAAAAGGACCGGTCGAGCAGGTCAAGGCCGGGCCGCTGACGATCGGCTTTGCCG
This region of Mesorhizobium sp. C432A genomic DNA includes:
- a CDS encoding ABC-F family ATP-binding cassette domain-containing protein; amino-acid sequence: MALISLKSLGVTMSAPLFSSLDLTIGAGDRLGIVAANGRGKSTLLKCLTGALEPTSGDISRTRGLRVGHVEQSVPPALLSRTFHQVVADALPAEQADSEMWRVDVVLDSLDVPEPMRERPMQALSGGWQRLALIARVWVTDPDVLLLDEPTNHLDLAKISQLESWLNALPREVPVVIASHDRAFLDAVTNRTLFLRPEDSPVFALPYSRARQALDDLDASTARRFERDMKVAQQLRKQAAKLNNIGINSGSDLLTVKTKQLRERAEKLEDAAVSAHREKSAGAIRLANRGTHAKVLITLDDAAVETPDGTLLFKTGKRHICQGDRIVLLGRNGVGKSRFVDLIRNAIAEPDTVPNVKVTPSTVLGYSDQALAGISGDDTPLALVSHRYDVGEQRARSLLAGAGVVIEMQEKKIGVLSGGQKARLMMLALRLTHPNFYLLDEPTNHLDIDGQEALEEELLKHQASCVLASHDRSFIRAVGNRFWLVDKRKLTEVEDPEDFFRSVAETVG
- the uvrB gene encoding excinuclease ABC subunit UvrB; this encodes MAKLPEKKTPSPAGDNSASPPKRRSPLTDFLDASEPLHKGGFAEAPQADFTGTPLSGSIADWAEQIEQEAEKEGRLTGKGDGRSPKSAKKIPERSAAPGRSSRGTSMGGAATARERTAAGLNPVAGLDISLEDAETMASGSVTATVAALSALIESGNPLHKDGVLWTPHRPARPEKSEGGIAIKMVSDFEPAGDQPTAIKDLVEGVDNNDRTQVLLGVTGSGKTFTMAKVIEQTQRPALILAPNKTLAAQLYSEFKKFFPDNAVEYFVSYYDYYQPEAYVPRTDTFIEKESSINEQIDRMRHSATRSLLERDDVIIVASVSCIYGIGSVETYTAMTFQMQIGDRLDQRALLADLVAQQYKRQDINFVRGSFRVRGDTIEIFPAHLEDRAWRISMFGDEIEAITEFDPLTGQKTGELKSVKIYANSHYVTPRPTLNQAIKSIKEELKHRLVELERAGRLLEAQRLEQRCRFDLEMLEATGSCAGIENYSRYLTGRQPGDPPPTLFEYIPDNALVFIDESHVTVPQIGGMYRGDFRRKATLAEYGFRLPSCMDNRPLRFEEWDAMRPLSVAVSATPGAWEMEQAGGVFAEQVIRPTGLIDPPVEVRPAKSQVDDVVGEIRDTTAAGYRTLVTVLTKRMAEDLTEYLHEQGVRVRYMHSDIDTLERIEILRDLRLGAFDVLVGINLLREGLDIPECGFVAILDADKEGFLRSETSLIQTIGRAARNVDGKVILYADQVTGSMERAMAETNRRREKQMEWNAANGITPESVKSRISDILDSVYEKDHVRADISQFTDGAGAMMGNNLKAHLDAMEKQMRDAAANLDFEKAARIRDEIKRLREMELSISEDPLAKYADMESPVSGREKGKHNKGVAKHRTAEEQERFRKFDEARAAEEAARAARSNLFRKPALDEMGADGAVPVKKPLFAKPSIDDMGPGTDMPTPAGAVSRSLFKKQSAEEAHGSDFGIPGDATKPLFKKNSLDEMTVRRTEKPVEGKVPAKPQPISPRVGEMPGRAEGGAKERDAKPIIRQRAGIGSYEDPADARREKRRPGKTGRPGK
- a CDS encoding CapA family protein, whose product is MSNYPLSYKLSWLPRFLKPSLGGDVRDFAPRAATTIIDPPPGRKVRLAFVGDISAVANRSAPECDPEIAKLLGSADLVIGNCESPVVERPSVAFGTRLGTHHAMSERFLAAALAAVGIAREKLVLSLANNHVLDQGVAGFDETVAALKRLGIRTIGTAKKGPVEQVKAGPLTIGFAAFTLWRNGDAGPFTELVSMQSDPAAWPRGAADKNIDLICAVPHWDWEFRHFPQPQTQTLARLLAGHGVGLIAGHHAHVVQPVQWVGKTLVAYGLGDFLGTALARQPWPGRIAGIFVVDVSADLGKRGAIAGYRMHPFMRLRAGGHERLVPVEALTGRMKGKVEARLKAIFGD